The following are from one region of the Streptomyces rubrogriseus genome:
- a CDS encoding uroporphyrinogen-III synthase — translation MDDVSDVSGAGGAGGAGDGVRQPGHGPLAGFTVGVTAARRADELGALLGRRGATVVHAPALRIVPLADDGELMAATKRIVDRAPDVVVATTAIGFRGWVEAADGWGLGDALLERLRTVELLARGPKVKGAVRAAGLTERWSPASESMAEVLDRLLEQGVAGRRIAVQLHGEPLPGFVEALREGGAEVVGVPVYRWLPPEDLGPVDRLLDAAVSRGVDAVTFTSAPAAVSLLGRAEERGLLPELLAAFGHDVLPACVGPVTAVPLQAHGVDTVQPERFRLGPLVQLLCQELPARARALPVAGHRLEIRGHAVLVDGELRTVPPAGMSLLRALARRPGWVVPRAELLRALPGTGRDEHAVETAMARLRTSLGTPKLIQTVVKRGYRLALDPATDAKYTTD, via the coding sequence ATGGACGACGTAAGCGACGTGAGTGGCGCGGGCGGCGCGGGTGGCGCGGGCGACGGGGTGCGGCAGCCCGGCCACGGCCCGCTGGCCGGGTTCACCGTGGGCGTGACCGCCGCCCGCCGGGCCGACGAACTGGGCGCGCTGCTCGGGCGGCGCGGGGCCACCGTCGTGCACGCCCCGGCGCTGCGGATCGTGCCGCTGGCCGACGACGGCGAGCTGATGGCCGCGACCAAGCGGATCGTCGACCGGGCGCCGGACGTCGTCGTCGCCACCACCGCCATCGGGTTCCGGGGCTGGGTCGAGGCCGCCGACGGCTGGGGGCTCGGCGACGCCCTGCTGGAACGGCTGCGCACGGTGGAACTGCTGGCCCGCGGGCCCAAGGTCAAGGGCGCGGTACGGGCCGCCGGGCTGACCGAGCGGTGGTCACCCGCCTCGGAGTCCATGGCCGAGGTCCTGGACCGGCTCCTGGAACAGGGCGTGGCGGGCCGCCGGATCGCCGTACAACTGCACGGCGAGCCGCTGCCGGGGTTCGTGGAGGCGCTGCGGGAGGGCGGGGCCGAGGTGGTGGGCGTGCCCGTGTACCGGTGGCTGCCGCCGGAGGACCTCGGTCCGGTGGACCGGCTGCTGGACGCCGCGGTCTCGCGGGGCGTGGACGCCGTGACCTTCACCAGCGCGCCGGCCGCGGTGTCCCTGCTGGGCCGGGCCGAGGAGCGGGGCCTGCTGCCGGAGCTGCTCGCCGCGTTCGGTCACGACGTGCTGCCCGCCTGCGTCGGGCCGGTCACCGCGGTGCCGCTCCAGGCGCACGGCGTGGACACGGTCCAGCCCGAGCGCTTCCGGCTCGGGCCCCTCGTCCAGTTGCTGTGCCAGGAGCTGCCGGCCCGCGCCCGTGCCCTGCCCGTCGCCGGGCACCGGCTGGAGATCCGCGGACACGCGGTGCTCGTCGACGGGGAGCTGCGGACCGTGCCGCCCGCCGGCATGTCCCTGCTGCGCGCCCTCGCCCGGCGGCCCGGCTGGGTGGTGCCCCGCGCGGAGCTGCTGCGCGCCCTGCCGGGCACCGGCCGCGACGAACACGCCGTCGAGACGGCCATGGCCCGCCTGCGCACGTCCCTCGGCACCCCGAAGCTGATCCAGACGGTGGTCAAACGCGGCTACCGCCTCGCCCTGGACCCGGCCACGGACGCCAAGTACACGACCGACTGA
- a CDS encoding anthrone oxygenase family protein, protein MTDINGERRSRAAGGVLVAATVAAGLMAGAFYVFACAVMPALARSEDRVYVDVMRDINDVIQNPVFLLVFMGALALAGLAGWQSRGLPGSRWIWAGAAAYALAFLVTVVGNVPLNDALARPGDPAALRERFEAPWVAWNVVRAVLSTLATACLAAGLTTRGRRPAQSAPRTPQQPTAPRRT, encoded by the coding sequence ATGACAGACATCAACGGGGAACGGCGGTCCCGAGCCGCCGGCGGAGTACTGGTCGCGGCCACGGTCGCCGCGGGACTGATGGCCGGGGCCTTCTACGTCTTCGCCTGCGCCGTGATGCCGGCGCTGGCGCGCAGCGAGGACCGGGTGTACGTCGACGTGATGCGCGACATCAACGACGTGATCCAGAATCCGGTGTTCCTGCTGGTCTTCATGGGCGCACTCGCCCTCGCGGGCCTCGCCGGGTGGCAGTCGCGCGGGCTGCCGGGCAGCCGGTGGATCTGGGCGGGCGCGGCGGCGTACGCGCTCGCGTTCCTGGTCACCGTGGTCGGCAACGTCCCGCTCAACGACGCCCTGGCCCGCCCCGGCGACCCGGCGGCGCTGCGCGAGCGGTTCGAGGCCCCGTGGGTGGCCTGGAACGTCGTACGCGCCGTGCTCTCGACGCTGGCGACGGCCTGCCTGGCCGCGGGCCTGACGACACGGGGACGACGACCGGCGCAGTCCGCACCCCGGACACCCCAGCAGCCCACGGCGCCCCGCCGGACCTGA
- a CDS encoding acyltransferase family protein, translating into MTAPPLHPPVGTDTDVPVVPQQKQARRAPVRDRYFDLLRAVALFRVVLYHLMGWAWLPVVFPSMGVMFALAGNLMARSLKRPAVQVVRSRMRRLLPPLWLLGVVGVTGMVLQGWGPNEDGHPGWWWFHLLYWVLPLSDPPFAESVPGIHGILGEDWAAELGGPLWYIRAYLWYVLLSPVLLRALRALPWLTILAPLALSAAFQFGYLNLPGERFPSALTDFSTFGACWILGMAHQEGILKRLPRYVVPSVAPVIAALGLWYAFREGFKTGYDLDSIPFAQAVWSFATVLLLLHVSPSWTEWPRRLRRWDRLITLLNSRAVTIYLWHNVCILIAATLWDQLWGFEVMYENVPWLLESPWPVLAIAWLLIGSCIVWFGWMEDVAAKRSPQLWPDGGKRTAPKQPRARAAHRG; encoded by the coding sequence ATGACCGCACCACCCCTCCACCCGCCCGTGGGCACTGACACCGACGTGCCGGTGGTGCCCCAGCAGAAGCAGGCCCGGCGCGCACCCGTGCGCGACCGGTACTTCGACCTGCTGCGGGCGGTGGCGCTCTTCCGGGTGGTCCTCTACCACCTGATGGGCTGGGCCTGGCTGCCGGTGGTGTTCCCGTCGATGGGCGTCATGTTCGCCCTCGCGGGCAACCTGATGGCCCGCAGCCTCAAGCGGCCCGCCGTCCAGGTCGTCCGCAGCCGCATGCGCCGCCTGCTGCCGCCGCTGTGGCTACTGGGCGTCGTGGGCGTGACCGGCATGGTGCTGCAGGGCTGGGGGCCGAACGAGGACGGGCACCCGGGCTGGTGGTGGTTCCACCTCCTCTACTGGGTCCTGCCGCTGAGCGACCCGCCCTTCGCCGAGAGCGTGCCGGGCATCCACGGCATCCTGGGCGAGGACTGGGCCGCGGAACTCGGCGGGCCGCTGTGGTACATCCGCGCCTACCTCTGGTACGTCCTGCTCTCGCCGGTGCTGCTGCGCGCGCTGCGCGCCCTGCCGTGGCTGACGATCCTCGCGCCGCTCGCCCTGTCGGCCGCCTTCCAGTTCGGCTACCTGAACCTGCCGGGCGAGCGCTTCCCGTCCGCGCTCACGGACTTCAGCACCTTCGGGGCCTGCTGGATCCTCGGCATGGCCCACCAGGAAGGCATCCTGAAACGGCTGCCGCGCTACGTCGTGCCCTCGGTGGCCCCGGTGATCGCCGCCCTGGGCCTGTGGTACGCCTTCCGGGAGGGCTTCAAGACCGGGTACGACCTGGACTCCATCCCCTTCGCGCAGGCCGTCTGGTCCTTCGCCACGGTGCTGCTGCTCCTGCACGTCAGCCCGTCGTGGACCGAGTGGCCGCGCCGGCTGCGCCGCTGGGACCGGCTGATCACCCTGCTCAACTCCCGCGCGGTGACGATCTACCTGTGGCACAACGTCTGCATCCTGATCGCGGCCACGCTGTGGGACCAGCTGTGGGGCTTCGAGGTCATGTACGAGAACGTCCCGTGGCTGCTGGAGAGCCCCTGGCCGGTCCTGGCCATCGCCTGGTTGCTGATCGGGAGCTGCATCGTCTGGTTCGGCTGGATGGAGGACGTGGCGGCCAAGCGCAGCCCCCAGCTGTGGCCGGACGGCGGGAAGCGCACGGCACCGAAGCAGCCCAGGGCCCGCGCCGCGCACCGGGGCTGA
- a CDS encoding MFS transporter gives MKARGGRWIEHWDPENETFWKETGRRTARRNLFFSVLSEHIGFSVWTLWSVLVLFMGPEYGLSPADKFLLTSVVTLVGAVVRVPYTFAVAVFGGRNWTVISASMLLVPTLAAFVVMEPGTSFSTFLLVGLLAGIGGGNFASSMTNINAFFPLREKGWALGLNAGGGNVGVPVIQLVALAIIGASGGPRVLLGIYIPLILVAAVLAARFMDNLTTVKNDTGAAKDAAREAHTWIMSVLYVGTFGSFIGYSFAFGQVLTTQFGRTPLQAAYLTFIGPLLGSLVRPLGGRLADRYGGSRITLWNFVAMAAATAVLVVTSMEKSLALFVTVFVALFVLSGLGNGSTFKMIPHIFHSKALAQGLTGEAAVLHGRRLSGASMGLIGAVGGLGGVGINLAFRQSFLSSGSGTGAFVAFLACYAVCIAVTWSVYLRRPSVRGGTGVGPAAEETRRSYAEV, from the coding sequence ATGAAAGCCCGTGGCGGACGCTGGATCGAGCACTGGGATCCCGAGAACGAGACCTTCTGGAAGGAGACGGGACGGCGAACGGCCCGGCGGAACCTGTTCTTCTCCGTGCTCTCCGAGCACATCGGGTTCTCCGTCTGGACGCTGTGGTCCGTGCTGGTGCTCTTCATGGGCCCGGAGTACGGGCTGTCCCCGGCCGACAAGTTCCTGCTGACGTCCGTGGTGACCCTCGTCGGGGCCGTCGTACGGGTGCCGTACACCTTCGCCGTGGCCGTCTTCGGCGGACGGAACTGGACGGTCATCTCGGCGAGCATGCTGCTCGTGCCGACGCTCGCGGCCTTCGTCGTGATGGAGCCCGGGACGTCCTTCTCGACGTTCCTGCTGGTCGGGCTGCTGGCCGGGATCGGCGGCGGCAACTTCGCCTCCTCCATGACCAACATCAACGCCTTCTTCCCGCTCAGGGAGAAGGGCTGGGCGCTCGGCCTCAACGCCGGCGGCGGGAACGTCGGCGTGCCCGTCATCCAGCTCGTCGCGCTCGCGATCATCGGGGCGAGCGGCGGGCCCCGGGTGCTGCTCGGCATCTACATCCCGCTGATCCTCGTGGCCGCCGTCCTCGCCGCGCGCTTCATGGACAACCTCACCACGGTGAAGAACGACACCGGAGCGGCCAAGGACGCGGCCAGGGAGGCCCACACCTGGATCATGTCGGTGCTGTACGTCGGCACCTTCGGTTCCTTCATCGGCTACAGCTTCGCCTTCGGACAGGTGCTGACGACCCAGTTCGGGCGGACCCCGCTGCAGGCGGCCTATCTCACGTTCATCGGACCGCTGCTCGGTTCGCTCGTCCGCCCGCTGGGCGGCAGGCTCGCCGACCGGTACGGCGGTTCGCGGATCACCCTGTGGAACTTCGTCGCCATGGCCGCGGCCACCGCGGTCCTCGTCGTGACCAGCATGGAGAAGTCGCTGGCGCTGTTCGTAACCGTGTTCGTGGCGCTGTTCGTGCTCAGCGGGCTCGGCAACGGCTCGACGTTCAAGATGATCCCGCACATCTTCCACTCCAAGGCGCTGGCCCAGGGGCTGACGGGAGAGGCGGCCGTGCTGCACGGACGGCGGCTGTCGGGGGCGTCGATGGGGCTGATCGGCGCGGTGGGAGGTCTCGGGGGCGTCGGGATCAACCTCGCCTTCCGTCAGTCCTTCCTGTCCTCGGGCTCGGGCACCGGTGCCTTCGTCGCCTTCCTGGCCTGCTACGCCGTGTGCATCGCGGTGACCTGGTCGGTATACCTTCGCCGTCCCTCCGTGCGGGGCGGGACGGGGGTGGGACCGGCGGCGGAGGAGACCCGGCGCAGCTACGCCGAGGTGTGA